GAAAAATCTTCTGACACTCAAAATGAAAAAGTTTCTGGAGAAATATTTAAAAGCGATATAGATCTTAAAGGTAAAACGATAGGATATTGTACGCCAACATTAAACGCACCATACTATCAAGCTTTATTACAAAGTATTAAAGCTACTACAGAAAAAAATGGTATGACTTTTTTGTCTGCTGATGGTCAAGATGATATTAATAAACAAATTGCAGCTGTGGAAGATTTAATCACTAAAGGTGTTGATGCTTTATTATTAAATCCAAAAGATCCCGAAGCTTTGGTTGGTGTTACAAAAATGGCTAAAAAAGCAGGGGTTCCAGTTTTTATTATAGATAGTTCTATCAACCCTTCAGCAGAATATATAACTACCATTCAATCAAATAACTTAGCTAACGGAGCATTAGCAGGAGAGTGGTTGGCAAAAAAGTATGGAAAAAATGATATGAACATTGCTTTGTTAAGCGGTAATGCCGGAAACCCTGTAGGTAGAACTCGTAAACAAGGATTATTACAAGGAATTACAGAAGAACAATTACGCAGCTTAGGTTACATTAATTTAAATGTAAAAACACAAGCTTATACAGATTGGTCTTATGCAGGTGGACTTAAAGCAATGGAAGATATTTTAGTAGCTTTTCCAGAAGTAAATGTAGTTATAACAGAATCTGATGTATGTGTATTAGGTGCCATAACAGCTATTAAACAAGCTGGAAAAACAGATGATATTTTAATAGTTGCTGCTGCAGATGGACAAAAAGAAGCTATAAAATATATAATGGATACTGATTTTTATGGTTGTACAGCAATGAATAGCCCAGTACAAATAGGAATAAATGCTGTTAAATATGCTGTAGAATATATGAATGGTAAAAGGGATTTCTCTAAAACATCTTTTACAGAGCCATTGTTAATCACTAAAGAAAACGCAGCAAAATATTACAATCCTAAAGCAATATTTTAACCTTAAAACTTATTTGATATGCAAAATATAAAACATGATTACCGACTTGAAATGTCAGGAATATCAAAAAGTTTTGGTGTTGTTTCGGTACTCAAAAACGTGAATTTAAAAGTAAAGCCAGGAGAAATCCATGCTTTACTTGGAGAGAATGGTGCAGGAAAATCTACATTGATTAAAATTCTAAGTGGAGTGCATCATAAAGACAGCGGTAAAGTTTTGCTAGATGGGCAAGAAATCAATCCTAAAAACACACACGAAGGGCAAGTACTAGGAATTAAAGTGGTCTTTCAAGAACTGTCTTTGGTTAACGATTTGTCTGTTGCAGAAAACATTTACCTACACAAATTAGGAGCTAGTAAATTTTGGATGAATTGGAAAGAAATCACTCAAAATGCACAAGAATTAATTGACTCTTTGGGCTTTAAAATAGATGCTTCTGCTACCGTTAGAGATTTAAGTATTGTTCAAAAACAAGTTGTAGAAATAGCCAAAGCGTTGTCAGAAGGAACCAAAGTATTGGTTTTAGATGAACCCACAACAGTTTTTGATCCAACTGATACCAAAAAGTTGATTGACAATTTGTTCCGATTAAAAAAAGAAGGGATTTCAATTATTTACATTTCACATCATTTAGAAGAAATTTTTACAGTTGCAGATACCATTACCGTGTTGAGAGATGGTGTAGACACAGGTTGTGTAGCTACCCAAAACACAAATACTGATGATGTTATTAAAATGATGATTGGTCGTGAGTTAAAAGATTTATTCCCTGTAAGAAATGTAACTATTGGAACCAGTCCTGTATTAGAAGTAAAGGAATTAAGTGCCAAAGAAAATATGGTACACAATGTATCTTTTAATGTAAAACCAGGAGAAGTTGTAGGAATAGCTGGTTTAGGAGGAAGTGGACGAACAGAATTGGCCAAATTAATTTTTGGTGCAGAAAAAAAGAAATCGGGTAAGTTGATTTTAGAGGGTAAGGAAATAAAAAATGGAACTCCAGCCCAGGCAGTAGCCAATAAAATAGGATTTGTATCCGAAGATAGAAAAGAAGAAGGAGTTTTTTTACCACTGTCTATCAAAAAGAATATTAGCGTTACCAACTTTAATTTTATATCAAACAAGTTTGGATTTTTAATGCCCGATAAAGAACAAAACAATGTAAGTTCTTTGATTGATAAACTAAAAATTAAAACTCCTAATTCAGAAATTGAAGTAAAAAACTTAAGTGGAGGAAATCAACAAAAAGTTGCTTTGGCAAAATGGTTAAGCATTGATAGTAAAGTAATTATTATAGATGAACCTACAAGAGGCGTAGATGTGGGAGCTAAAATAGAAATTTACAATTTGATTAACGAAGTAGCCGAAAAAGGAGTGGGAGTAGTAGTAATATCTTCTGACATGCCTGAGATTATGGGAATTGCAGATAGAATATTAGTAATGCACACAGGTACCATTTATGGTGAATTATCTAAACAAGAATTTTCAGAAGAAAACATTTTACGTTACGCAATTGGAAAACCATTAAAAGAATTAAGTATTTAAAAAAGAACAGATTATGGCTTTAATTATAAAACAACAATTAAGCAGCCCAGGAGGATGGCTTAAATTTTTAATCAAACACAACACTATTTTTATTTTTATTTTGCTGGTTATTTTTTCAGCATGTATTTCAGATGTGTTTTTTACCTCTGTAAACCTATCAAACTTATTAAAACAAGTATCAGGAATTGGTATTATTAGTATTGGTATGTTGATTGTGATTCTTACCGGTGGTATAGATTTATCGGTAGGTTCTATGGTGGCATTGCTCGCAGTAACGTTTGCCATTTTAGTCAACTTGGTTATTTTGCCCTTGGCTATTTTAGGTACCATTGTTATTGGTTTTGCTTTGGGGAGTATTGCAGGATATTTGGTTGCTTTTCAAAAAATGGCTCCTTTTATAGCTACATTGGCTTTAATGACCATTGCCAGAGGATTAGGATTTATTTATTCTAAAGGATCTCCAATTATTTTTGAAACCAAAGGAGGTTTGTTCATGTCAAATTTTGCAAACAACTCAACATTAGGAATTCCTAACATTGCCATTGTGTTTTTTATCATTGTAATTGCAGCCATGGTAATGTTAAAACAAAATGTATTTGGTAGGTTAATTATTGCTATTGGTAGTAACGAAGAAGCTTCTCGTTTGTCTGGAATAAAAGTAAACAAGTACAAATTTTTAGTGTATGCAATTTCTGGAGCTTTGGCAGCAACAGCCGCTATTATTGTAGCTTCTAGAACCAACTTAGGATCGCCAAACATGGGAATGGCTTGGGAGTTAGATGCCATTGCAGCTGTAGTAATTGGTGGGGCTAGTTTAAACGGAGGAAAAGGAACTGCGTTAAACACCCTAATGGGAGTGTTAATTTTAGGATTGATTAGCAATATTTTAAACCTATTAAATGTACCCTCTTATCCGCAACAAGTAGTAAAAGGAGCTATTATAGTGTTTGCTGTTTTATTACAACGTTTTGAGAATAAATAAAAAATAAGAAAATGAATACATATCAATTAAACAATAAAAACTTGACTTTATTTAAAGATCAAGTTGCCATACCCCAATACAATAGAGCAGAGGTAAAAACTGGAATTGTACACGTAGGAATTGGTGGTTTTCACAGAGCACACCAAGCTTTGTATACCGATGATTTATTACACCAAGAAGGAAATAATGATTGGGGAATTTGTGGAGTAGCCTTGTTAAAATTCGATCAAAAAATATACAATACTCTTAAAGAGCAAGATGGTTTGTACACCTTAGTTGTAAAAGAGTTAGATGGAACCTTATCCAAAAGAATTATTGGTTCTATGGTAGAAACTTTGTTTGCTCCAGAAAATCCATCAAAAGTAATTGAAAAAATGGCGAGTGATGAAGTAAAAATCATCACATTAACCATTACAGAAGGAGGATATAATTACAACGAAGCTACCAGTGAGTTTGATGCTGACAATCCACAAATTTTACAAGATATAGCCAATCCTTTAAACCCTATAACCATTTTTGGATATTTAACCCAAGCGTTAAAATTAAGAAAAGAAAGAGGTTTAGATGGAATTACCATTCAGTCTTGCGACAATATTCAAGGAAATGGACACATGACTCAAAAAATGTTGTTGAGCTATGTAAAAATGGCAGAACCTACTTTGGTCGGTTGGATAGAAAACAACGTGTCTTTTCCAAACAGTATGGTAGATAGAATTACCCCAGCTACCACTCAAAATGATGTAGAAGAATTAACAAAAACATCTGGTATAGATGATGCTTGGCCAGTGGTTTGTGAGCCTTTTAAACAATGGGTTATAGAAGATAATTTTGTAGCGGGTAGACCTGCTTGGGAAAACGTAGGTGCACAGTTTGCTAAAGACGTTGTGCCTTATGAAAAAATGAAGTTGAGTTTATTAAATGCAGGGCATTCTGTATTAGGAATTTTAGGAGCTTTAATAGGTTACAACACCATTGATGAAGTGGTGCACAACAAAAATATAGCGACTTTTTTAAAAAACTACATGGATAAAGAAGTTACTTCTACTTTAGGAACTTTAGAGGGGGTAGATTTAGAAGTGTACAAACAATCTTTGATAGAACGTTTTGGAAACATCAATATCAAAGATCAAATTGATAGAATTTGTTCAGAGAGCTCTGCAAAAATTCCAATTTTTATTCTACCAACGGTCAATACACAACTAAAAAACAAAGCAAATATAAAGCATGCAGCATTTGTTTTAGCAGCTTGGGCTGTATACAGTTTAGGAAAAAACGAAAAAGGAACGGATTTAAATATTAAAGATGCTTTAAAAACTACGCTGCACCAAAAAGCGATTGCTGCTCAGCAAAACTCTACACTATTTTTAGAAATAGAAACTGTTTTTGGAGATTTGAGGAAAAACGATGTTTTTGTGCAAGCATTTGCAAACGCATATGATAATATTGTAAAAAAGGGTGTTGAAAAATGTGTGATTGACATCAATCAGTCTATCTAAAAACAAGAAAAAATGAAAAACATAGTTTGTTTTGGAGAGGTGCTGTGGGATGTTTTTCCAGAGCATAAAAAAATAGGAGGAGCTCCTTTAAATGTTGCTGTTAGACTACAATCTTTAGGTAATCATGTAAGCATGATTAGTAGTGTGGGGCAAGATGCGGATGGTGATAAAATCATAGATTTTGTAAAAGAACACAAAGTTGATGCGAGCAATATTCAAATCAATCCTGCACAGCAAACAGGAAGTGTAGCAGTAACTTTAGACAATGAAAGATCGGCTACTTATGAAATTGAACACCCTAGAGCTTGGGATAAAATTGAATTGTCTGAAAAAGCCATAAATAGAGCCAAAACTGCAGATGCTTTTATTTATGGAAGTTTGGCAGCTAGAGATTTGGTTTCTAGAAACACCCTTTATGAATTGTTAAAAATAGCTCCTTATAAAATTTTTGATGTGAACTTAAGAAAGCCACATTACAGTTCAGAAATTTTAAATGAGTTGATGCATCAAGCAGATTTTATAAAATTTAATGATGATGAAATTCTAGAAATTGTAAAGAATTATACTGCAGTTATAAATACTGTAGAAGAAGCAATTCAGTTTATTGCCCAACAAACCGGTGCAACTTCAATATGCGTAACCAAAGGAAGTAAAGGAGCGGTGTTGTATTACAGTGGAAAACTTTATCAAAATCCGGGTTATAAAATTAAGGTTGTTGATACGGTGGGAGCTGGAGATTCGTTTTTAGCTTCGTTAATCAATCAATTATTAAATAATTCAAGTCCACAAAAAGCCATTGATTTTGCTTGCGCTGTGGGAGCTATTGTAGCGAGTAGAGAAGGAGCAAACCCCAAAATAGATAAAAGTAGTATTGATGCTTTAATGATGGTGTAAGCTATACATCATTAAAAAAGTAATAATTAAAATAAGTTTATATATACTTCTTTTTATTTGAGTTTTCACCTTGTAAACTAACGTTTTAAACTTAGTTACAAGGTGTTTTTATTTTGTTGATTCTCTTTTGATTAAAGCAGTTTCTAGCTGGATTATTTCAGGAGTAATGGTTAAACTATTCTTAATATCTTTAATCTCTTTATATAATTGATTAAATGCTATTTGTCCCATGGTATACCCAGGCTGATCAATAGTTGTAATGGTTGGAGAAATGACAGATGACATAAACCAATTACTAAAACCTACAATAGATATTTCATCGGGAATTTTAACTCCTAATCTATTAAACTCTGAAATAGCCCCAA
Above is a genomic segment from Wenyingzhuangia fucanilytica containing:
- a CDS encoding substrate-binding domain-containing protein; this translates as MKKITTKSAFKRLLKPLILGVLLIGLASCAEKINKEKSSDTQNEKVSGEIFKSDIDLKGKTIGYCTPTLNAPYYQALLQSIKATTEKNGMTFLSADGQDDINKQIAAVEDLITKGVDALLLNPKDPEALVGVTKMAKKAGVPVFIIDSSINPSAEYITTIQSNNLANGALAGEWLAKKYGKNDMNIALLSGNAGNPVGRTRKQGLLQGITEEQLRSLGYINLNVKTQAYTDWSYAGGLKAMEDILVAFPEVNVVITESDVCVLGAITAIKQAGKTDDILIVAAADGQKEAIKYIMDTDFYGCTAMNSPVQIGINAVKYAVEYMNGKRDFSKTSFTEPLLITKENAAKYYNPKAIF
- a CDS encoding sugar ABC transporter ATP-binding protein — protein: MQNIKHDYRLEMSGISKSFGVVSVLKNVNLKVKPGEIHALLGENGAGKSTLIKILSGVHHKDSGKVLLDGQEINPKNTHEGQVLGIKVVFQELSLVNDLSVAENIYLHKLGASKFWMNWKEITQNAQELIDSLGFKIDASATVRDLSIVQKQVVEIAKALSEGTKVLVLDEPTTVFDPTDTKKLIDNLFRLKKEGISIIYISHHLEEIFTVADTITVLRDGVDTGCVATQNTNTDDVIKMMIGRELKDLFPVRNVTIGTSPVLEVKELSAKENMVHNVSFNVKPGEVVGIAGLGGSGRTELAKLIFGAEKKKSGKLILEGKEIKNGTPAQAVANKIGFVSEDRKEEGVFLPLSIKKNISVTNFNFISNKFGFLMPDKEQNNVSSLIDKLKIKTPNSEIEVKNLSGGNQQKVALAKWLSIDSKVIIIDEPTRGVDVGAKIEIYNLINEVAEKGVGVVVISSDMPEIMGIADRILVMHTGTIYGELSKQEFSEENILRYAIGKPLKELSI
- a CDS encoding ABC transporter permease, whose protein sequence is MALIIKQQLSSPGGWLKFLIKHNTIFIFILLVIFSACISDVFFTSVNLSNLLKQVSGIGIISIGMLIVILTGGIDLSVGSMVALLAVTFAILVNLVILPLAILGTIVIGFALGSIAGYLVAFQKMAPFIATLALMTIARGLGFIYSKGSPIIFETKGGLFMSNFANNSTLGIPNIAIVFFIIVIAAMVMLKQNVFGRLIIAIGSNEEASRLSGIKVNKYKFLVYAISGALAATAAIIVASRTNLGSPNMGMAWELDAIAAVVIGGASLNGGKGTALNTLMGVLILGLISNILNLLNVPSYPQQVVKGAIIVFAVLLQRFENK
- a CDS encoding mannitol dehydrogenase family protein; amino-acid sequence: MNTYQLNNKNLTLFKDQVAIPQYNRAEVKTGIVHVGIGGFHRAHQALYTDDLLHQEGNNDWGICGVALLKFDQKIYNTLKEQDGLYTLVVKELDGTLSKRIIGSMVETLFAPENPSKVIEKMASDEVKIITLTITEGGYNYNEATSEFDADNPQILQDIANPLNPITIFGYLTQALKLRKERGLDGITIQSCDNIQGNGHMTQKMLLSYVKMAEPTLVGWIENNVSFPNSMVDRITPATTQNDVEELTKTSGIDDAWPVVCEPFKQWVIEDNFVAGRPAWENVGAQFAKDVVPYEKMKLSLLNAGHSVLGILGALIGYNTIDEVVHNKNIATFLKNYMDKEVTSTLGTLEGVDLEVYKQSLIERFGNINIKDQIDRICSESSAKIPIFILPTVNTQLKNKANIKHAAFVLAAWAVYSLGKNEKGTDLNIKDALKTTLHQKAIAAQQNSTLFLEIETVFGDLRKNDVFVQAFANAYDNIVKKGVEKCVIDINQSI
- a CDS encoding carbohydrate kinase family protein; amino-acid sequence: MKNIVCFGEVLWDVFPEHKKIGGAPLNVAVRLQSLGNHVSMISSVGQDADGDKIIDFVKEHKVDASNIQINPAQQTGSVAVTLDNERSATYEIEHPRAWDKIELSEKAINRAKTADAFIYGSLAARDLVSRNTLYELLKIAPYKIFDVNLRKPHYSSEILNELMHQADFIKFNDDEILEIVKNYTAVINTVEEAIQFIAQQTGATSICVTKGSKGAVLYYSGKLYQNPGYKIKVVDTVGAGDSFLASLINQLLNNSSPQKAIDFACAVGAIVASREGANPKIDKSSIDALMMV